The proteins below come from a single Candidatus Palauibacter polyketidifaciens genomic window:
- a CDS encoding cytochrome c, giving the protein MKRYLSHPFWQGAIVVVASYVAFEYVIGYVLPVVGVASAPVPSSVIVEYMLIVLVGVLLYMSADEDRWQRFREPIRATMVQPDRRTVRGILMVAFPVLIGWLAYERVKPSYAAPATLRAVHPAPPNQLTFRGETIELTGLENPLREEGSMEEHLAVGKRIYVRNCVPCHGDLLDGQGHYAPAFNPVPADFTSSGNLPQLTESYVFWRIVKGGPGLPREGTPWDSAMPAWETILEQDEIWAVILYLYDQTGFPPRTWEEEGGHE; this is encoded by the coding sequence ATGAAACGTTACCTGTCCCACCCGTTCTGGCAGGGCGCGATCGTCGTCGTGGCGTCCTACGTCGCGTTCGAGTACGTGATCGGCTACGTCCTCCCGGTGGTCGGCGTGGCGAGCGCGCCGGTCCCGAGTTCGGTCATCGTGGAGTACATGCTGATCGTGCTTGTCGGCGTCCTCCTCTACATGAGCGCGGACGAGGACCGGTGGCAGCGCTTCCGCGAGCCGATCCGCGCGACGATGGTGCAGCCCGACCGGCGGACGGTGCGCGGCATCCTCATGGTCGCCTTCCCGGTCCTCATCGGCTGGCTCGCCTACGAGCGCGTGAAGCCGAGCTACGCCGCACCGGCCACGCTGCGGGCCGTACACCCGGCGCCGCCGAACCAGCTCACCTTCCGCGGGGAGACGATCGAGCTGACGGGGCTCGAGAATCCGCTGCGCGAGGAAGGCTCCATGGAGGAGCACCTAGCGGTCGGGAAACGGATCTACGTGCGAAACTGCGTGCCCTGCCACGGCGATCTGCTCGACGGCCAGGGCCACTACGCGCCGGCCTTCAACCCGGTGCCCGCCGACTTCACGAGTTCGGGCAACCTGCCCCAGCTCACGGAGAGCTACGTGTTCTGGCGCATCGTCAAGGGCGGCCCCGGCCTTCCGCGCGAAGGGACGCCGTGGGACTCGGCGATGCCGGCCTGGGAGACGATCCTCGAACAGGACGAGATCTGGGCGGTGATCCTCTATCTCTACGACCAGACGGGGTTCCCGCCGCGCACCTGGGAAGAGGAAGGGGGGCACGAATGA
- a CDS encoding c-type cytochrome gives MRAPRGTEIVLIALFAGTPSALAGQEDAAAAGKVVYDRWCAECHGETGQGDGSAAASMLPRPRDFTQALYQIRTTGSGQLPTDADIRVAIENGLPGTTMPGWPNLSDQEIDDLIVYLKSFSRFFAQGPAPEPLDFGSDPGGGPAAIEAGAAAYLTMLCEECHGLSGRGDGTSAPTLEDWRGLPIRAADLTEAWVLNGGSSVEDMHTRMLTGLDGTPMPSAIDAMNSGVVSPDEVWQLSHYLASFGPREVPPLREVIRVGRAEGGLPADGGEEAWAGVEAFYFPLSGQVVQLPRNFSPTVDGLWVQGLHDGNDIALRVQWNDPSNSPDPNWDEWQNKITAALDLDGAEPIALDSAGAPTVRPPDAVLLQFPFELPEGTDRPYFLMGDAREPVYLWTWDSETGIGAGRGRGLDSVEPLAEDPVAGEATWEEGRWTLYVRRSIEVESDGLDFVEGTPTPIAFQAWDGSSAEVGKRSSVSTWYYILLEPPASSTVVVTPLLAMLLTGAFGLVLVRRAQDRRRDR, from the coding sequence ATGAGGGCGCCGCGCGGAACGGAAATCGTGCTCATCGCCCTCTTCGCGGGCACGCCGTCCGCGCTCGCGGGACAGGAAGACGCGGCCGCCGCCGGCAAGGTCGTGTACGATCGCTGGTGCGCGGAGTGTCACGGCGAAACCGGGCAGGGGGATGGCTCGGCCGCCGCGTCGATGCTGCCGCGGCCGCGCGACTTCACGCAGGCGCTCTACCAGATCCGGACGACCGGGAGCGGGCAGCTCCCGACGGACGCCGACATCCGGGTCGCGATCGAGAACGGACTCCCCGGCACGACGATGCCGGGCTGGCCCAATCTCTCCGACCAGGAGATCGACGACCTCATCGTCTACCTGAAGAGCTTCTCGAGGTTCTTCGCCCAGGGTCCCGCTCCCGAGCCGTTGGACTTCGGATCGGATCCCGGCGGGGGTCCCGCGGCGATCGAGGCGGGGGCGGCGGCGTATCTCACGATGCTGTGCGAAGAGTGCCACGGCCTCTCCGGGCGGGGCGATGGGACCTCGGCGCCGACGCTCGAGGATTGGCGGGGGCTCCCCATTCGCGCGGCCGACCTCACGGAGGCGTGGGTCCTGAACGGCGGCAGCAGCGTCGAGGACATGCACACGAGGATGTTGACGGGGCTGGACGGCACGCCGATGCCGTCGGCGATCGACGCCATGAACTCGGGCGTCGTCTCGCCCGATGAGGTCTGGCAGCTGTCGCACTACCTCGCCTCGTTCGGACCGCGCGAGGTGCCGCCGCTGCGGGAGGTGATCCGCGTGGGGCGGGCGGAGGGCGGGCTTCCGGCCGATGGCGGGGAAGAAGCCTGGGCGGGCGTCGAGGCCTTCTACTTCCCGCTGTCCGGCCAGGTCGTGCAGCTGCCGCGCAACTTCTCTCCGACAGTCGACGGGCTCTGGGTGCAGGGGCTCCACGACGGAAACGACATCGCGCTGCGCGTGCAGTGGAACGACCCGTCGAACAGCCCGGACCCGAACTGGGACGAGTGGCAGAACAAGATCACGGCCGCGCTCGATCTCGACGGAGCGGAGCCGATCGCCCTCGACAGCGCCGGCGCGCCGACCGTGCGGCCCCCGGACGCCGTGCTCCTCCAGTTCCCCTTCGAACTGCCGGAGGGCACCGACCGGCCGTACTTCCTGATGGGAGACGCCCGCGAACCGGTCTATCTCTGGACGTGGGACTCGGAGACCGGCATCGGCGCGGGCCGGGGCCGGGGCCTGGACTCCGTCGAACCGCTCGCCGAGGATCCGGTAGCCGGCGAGGCGACGTGGGAGGAGGGGCGCTGGACGCTCTATGTCCGCCGCTCGATCGAGGTCGAGAGCGACGGCCTCGACTTCGTGGAGGGCACTCCGACGCCCATCGCTTTCCAGGCGTGGGATGGGTCCAGCGCCGAGGTCGGAAAGCGCAGTTCCGTGAGTACGTGGTACTACATTCTCCTCGAACCTCCGGCATCCAGCACGGTCGTCGTGACGCCCCTGCTGGCCATGCTCTTGACGGGGGCCTTCGGTCTCGTTCTCGTGCGCCGGGCCCAGGACCGCCGGAGGGATCGATGA
- a CDS encoding carboxypeptidase regulatory-like domain-containing protein → MRSHFWNRSAAMLAVAAMAACGGGGGSSEGAADDAGEAAPAAAAVDPSTVGTISGMANFGGTAPTMEAIDMSAEADCAAGYGADGPMAQNVLVSGGGLANVFVYLSEGVSGAPAASGAATLDQVNCRYTPHVLGVQSGQDIEISNSDNLLHNINATPTENRGFNISQPRAGITSTQRFAVAEVMVPVRCDVHGWMQAYIGVVDHPYFAVTGTDGSYSIANVPAGDYTMTAWHEEFGTMTSSVTVTAGGTAEASFDYSGEMMGADVPMGEALVLEHGTKRIRVERTQ, encoded by the coding sequence ATGCGATCGCATTTCTGGAACCGCTCGGCCGCCATGCTGGCCGTCGCGGCGATGGCCGCCTGTGGCGGCGGCGGCGGATCGTCCGAAGGTGCGGCGGACGACGCGGGCGAAGCGGCGCCGGCCGCCGCCGCGGTGGACCCGTCCACGGTGGGTACGATCTCGGGCATGGCCAACTTCGGCGGGACGGCCCCGACGATGGAGGCCATCGACATGTCGGCCGAGGCGGACTGCGCCGCCGGCTATGGCGCGGACGGGCCCATGGCCCAGAACGTCCTCGTCTCCGGTGGGGGCCTCGCCAACGTGTTCGTCTACCTGAGCGAGGGGGTTTCCGGCGCGCCGGCCGCGTCGGGCGCCGCGACGCTCGACCAGGTGAACTGCCGCTACACGCCGCACGTGCTCGGCGTCCAGAGCGGGCAGGACATCGAGATCTCGAACAGCGACAACCTGCTCCACAACATCAACGCCACCCCGACCGAGAACCGCGGCTTCAACATCAGCCAGCCGCGGGCCGGGATCACGAGCACGCAGCGCTTCGCGGTGGCCGAGGTGATGGTTCCCGTGCGGTGTGACGTGCATGGCTGGATGCAGGCGTACATCGGCGTCGTCGACCACCCGTACTTCGCGGTGACGGGCACCGACGGGAGCTACTCGATCGCCAACGTCCCCGCCGGCGACTACACGATGACGGCGTGGCACGAGGAGTTCGGAACGATGACGTCGAGCGTGACCGTCACGGCGGGCGGGACGGCCGAGGCCTCGTTCGACTACAGCGGCGAGATGATGGGCGCCGACGTCCCCATGGGCGAAGCGCTGGTCCTCGAGCACGGTACGAAGCGTATCCGGGTGGAGCGCACCCAGTAA
- the coxB gene encoding cytochrome c oxidase subunit II yields MDWALPPNYSTFGVVIDQLFWIILVITGIAFLLVEGGILWFCIKYRGREGARAHYTHGSNKLEIIWTVIPAIIIAILGAYSAAVWHDIKGASNRPEDALEFLVVGKQFEWNITYPGADLELGTGDDFTVRNQFHFPVNEDITILLESEDVIHSFFIPELRVKQDAVPGMTIPVWFDATQTGDFEIACAELCGLGHYYMMASVTVHSAADFDAWQASQATATAQ; encoded by the coding sequence GTGGATTGGGCGCTGCCCCCGAACTATTCGACATTCGGCGTCGTGATCGACCAGTTGTTCTGGATCATCCTCGTCATCACCGGAATCGCGTTCCTCCTGGTGGAGGGCGGGATCCTCTGGTTCTGCATCAAGTACCGGGGACGCGAAGGAGCCAGGGCGCATTACACGCACGGATCGAACAAGCTGGAGATCATCTGGACGGTGATCCCGGCGATCATCATTGCGATCCTCGGCGCCTACTCGGCCGCCGTGTGGCATGACATCAAGGGCGCCTCCAACCGTCCGGAGGACGCGCTCGAGTTCCTCGTCGTCGGCAAGCAGTTCGAGTGGAACATCACCTATCCGGGAGCCGACCTGGAGTTGGGGACGGGGGATGATTTCACCGTCCGCAACCAGTTCCACTTCCCCGTGAACGAGGACATCACGATCCTGCTCGAATCCGAGGACGTGATCCACTCCTTCTTCATCCCGGAGCTGCGCGTGAAGCAGGACGCGGTTCCGGGCATGACGATCCCGGTGTGGTTCGACGCGACCCAGACCGGGGACTTCGAGATCGCGTGCGCCGAGCTGTGTGGCCTGGGCCACTACTACATGATGGCGAGCGTAACCGTGCACAGCGCGGCGGACTTCGACGCCTGGCAGGCCAGCCAGGCGACGGCGACCGCCCAGTGA
- a CDS encoding cbb3-type cytochrome c oxidase subunit I, whose amino-acid sequence MATIVAEATGQAILHEEHEQSFLRKYIFSTDHKVIAIQFLIYTLFFLMIGGLLAMLMRYQIAWPARGELPLGGIFPETMVASGYILPEFYNALVTMHGSVMVFLAIMPMLVGVWANYLIPLQLGTHDMAFPRLNMLSFWAMVPAGILTLASFFVLGGAAGAGWTLYAPLSARPDLTGVGLGQVLWLVALVFIGLSSILGSVNYITTTINMRAPGMTWMRMPLTIWSLFITAILALLAMPVLSAAGIMLIFDQTIGTSFFLPEGGGQPLLWQHLFWFFGHPEVYILILPAMGFTSEILSVGSRKPVFGYKAMVLALVSIAFLGFIVWGHHMFQSGMNPTLGLAFTVSTLFIAVPSAIKTFNWMGTMWRGNLQLHSAMLFAIGFVAMFAIGGLSGVFMASTPVDIYIHDTYFIVAHIHYVLFGGSLFALFGAIYFWYPKMFGRMMDETMGKIHFWLTFILFNVVFFPMHGVGMVGMMRRIYDSTGYAHLQGIEDTNALISWAAFGLFASGFLFAFNFFWSLKKGKKAGANPWNATTLEWQTPSPPKHGNWEEIPVVYHGPHEYSHPDVDDKDWLAQNERPDVVSPAAGSH is encoded by the coding sequence ATGGCGACGATCGTAGCGGAGGCGACCGGGCAGGCGATCCTGCACGAGGAGCACGAGCAGTCGTTCCTGCGCAAGTACATCTTCTCGACCGACCACAAGGTCATCGCGATCCAGTTCCTGATCTACACGCTCTTCTTCCTCATGATCGGGGGACTGCTGGCGATGCTCATGCGATACCAGATCGCATGGCCGGCACGGGGCGAACTGCCGCTCGGCGGGATCTTCCCGGAGACGATGGTGGCGAGCGGGTACATCCTGCCGGAGTTCTACAACGCACTTGTCACGATGCACGGCTCGGTGATGGTGTTCCTCGCCATCATGCCGATGCTCGTGGGCGTGTGGGCGAACTACCTCATCCCGCTGCAGCTGGGGACGCACGACATGGCGTTCCCGCGGCTCAACATGCTCTCCTTCTGGGCCATGGTGCCGGCCGGGATCCTCACCCTGGCGAGCTTCTTCGTGCTGGGAGGCGCGGCGGGGGCCGGGTGGACGCTCTACGCGCCGCTCAGCGCCCGTCCCGACCTGACCGGCGTAGGCCTGGGACAGGTCCTGTGGCTGGTGGCGCTCGTCTTCATCGGGCTCTCCTCGATCCTCGGCTCGGTGAACTACATCACGACGACGATCAACATGCGCGCGCCGGGCATGACCTGGATGCGCATGCCGCTCACGATCTGGTCGCTGTTCATCACGGCGATCCTCGCGCTGCTCGCCATGCCGGTGCTCTCGGCGGCGGGGATCATGCTCATCTTCGACCAGACCATAGGAACGAGCTTCTTCCTCCCCGAGGGGGGCGGACAGCCGCTCCTGTGGCAGCACCTGTTCTGGTTCTTCGGCCACCCGGAGGTCTACATCCTCATCCTCCCGGCCATGGGCTTCACCTCCGAGATCCTCTCCGTGGGCTCGCGGAAGCCGGTGTTCGGGTACAAGGCGATGGTCCTGGCGCTCGTCTCGATCGCCTTCCTGGGCTTCATCGTGTGGGGCCACCACATGTTCCAGAGCGGGATGAACCCGACGCTGGGACTCGCGTTCACGGTCTCGACGCTCTTCATCGCCGTGCCTTCCGCGATCAAGACGTTCAACTGGATGGGCACGATGTGGCGGGGGAACCTCCAGCTGCACTCCGCGATGCTCTTCGCGATCGGGTTCGTCGCGATGTTCGCGATCGGAGGCCTGTCAGGGGTCTTCATGGCCTCGACCCCGGTCGACATCTACATCCACGACACGTACTTCATCGTCGCGCACATCCACTACGTGCTCTTCGGCGGGAGCCTGTTCGCGCTCTTCGGGGCGATCTACTTCTGGTATCCGAAGATGTTCGGCCGAATGATGGACGAGACGATGGGGAAGATCCACTTCTGGCTCACCTTCATCCTCTTCAACGTGGTCTTCTTCCCGATGCACGGCGTGGGGATGGTGGGGATGATGCGGCGCATCTACGACTCCACCGGCTACGCGCACCTGCAGGGGATCGAGGACACGAACGCCCTCATCTCGTGGGCGGCGTTCGGGCTCTTCGCGTCCGGCTTCCTGTTCGCGTTCAACTTCTTCTGGAGCCTGAAGAAGGGGAAGAAGGCCGGGGCGAACCCGTGGAATGCGACGACGCTGGAATGGCAGACGCCTTCGCCTCCGAAGCACGGCAACTGGGAGGAGATCCCGGTCGTCTACCACGGGCCGCACGAATACAGCCACCCGGACGTGGACGACAAGGACTGGCTGGCACAGAACGAGCGACCGGACGTCGTGAGTCCGGCTGCCGGCAGCCACTAA
- a CDS encoding cytochrome c oxidase subunit 3, producing the protein MAHAATAGRVPERGLDVYTQKVGMWVFLCSEVMFFAGLIGSYVVLRFGASDTWAEPNEVLAVMITAFNTFLLICSSVTMVKAFAAAQMGDQRGIKLWLLSTTLLGATFLGVQVYEYTELVLHQSWQGSHGFTPASGLYGATFFTMTGFHGFHVLLGVICLAWATIRAYKGHWGADNTHGIEVLGLYWHFVDLVWIILFTIVYLI; encoded by the coding sequence ATGGCACACGCCGCGACCGCAGGCCGGGTCCCCGAGCGAGGACTCGATGTCTACACCCAGAAGGTGGGAATGTGGGTGTTTCTGTGCTCGGAGGTGATGTTCTTCGCGGGCCTCATCGGCTCGTACGTCGTGCTCCGGTTCGGGGCCTCCGATACATGGGCGGAGCCGAACGAAGTGCTGGCCGTCATGATAACCGCGTTCAACACCTTCCTCCTCATCTGCAGTTCCGTGACGATGGTGAAGGCGTTCGCGGCCGCGCAGATGGGGGACCAGAGGGGGATCAAGCTCTGGTTGCTGTCGACGACTTTGCTCGGTGCCACCTTCCTGGGCGTGCAGGTGTACGAGTACACGGAGCTCGTGCTACACCAATCCTGGCAGGGGAGCCACGGGTTCACGCCGGCGTCCGGGCTGTACGGGGCCACGTTCTTCACGATGACGGGCTTTCACGGCTTCCACGTCCTGCTGGGCGTGATCTGCCTCGCGTGGGCCACGATCCGTGCCTACAAGGGGCATTGGGGGGCGGACAACACGCACGGGATCGAGGTGCTCGGCCTCTACTGGCACTTCGTCGACCTCGTGTGGATCATCCTGTTCACGATCGTATACCTGATCTAG
- a CDS encoding cytochrome C oxidase subunit IV family protein, whose amino-acid sequence MSEAGGHAADDHGHEHPKYMLIWLYLAILTALEVGVVYLAIAKWLIVTSLLIMAGWKALLVALYYMHLKFEPNRLRLVALAPLPAVAIMIIAIMMEYV is encoded by the coding sequence ATGAGTGAAGCCGGAGGACACGCGGCGGACGATCACGGGCACGAGCATCCCAAGTACATGCTCATCTGGCTGTACCTGGCCATCCTCACGGCCCTCGAGGTGGGGGTGGTCTACCTGGCGATCGCAAAGTGGTTGATCGTGACGTCACTGCTCATCATGGCGGGATGGAAGGCGCTGCTGGTCGCGCTCTACTACATGCACCTGAAGTTCGAACCCAACCGCCTGCGGCTGGTGGCGCTGGCGCCGCTGCCGGCCGTGGCCATCATGATCATCGCGATCATGATGGAGTACGTGTAG
- the cyoE gene encoding heme o synthase, whose translation MEVGSLLKARGIPFAGIPGRVHSIRGTFSSYLELTKPRITALVVASAAAGFLLGAASFDFALFAQAMAGVALVASGTSAMNQVLERDVDALMVRTRARPLPAGRLATPPATVISGALAAAGIVWLWLAVNPVTAGLALATFISYDFVYTPLKRVHSLSTVVGAVPGALPVLGGWTAATGQFGPGGWALFAILFVWQLPHFLALAWLLRDDYEAAGLRMLSVGDFEGRQTRRQALLYALTLIPVSLLPSVLGLTGVVYFAVALVLGAGFLWTAFRFARAATPANARGLFRASILYLPLLMAVLVLDKL comes from the coding sequence ATGGAGGTAGGGAGTCTTCTGAAGGCCCGCGGGATCCCCTTCGCCGGGATCCCGGGACGGGTCCACTCGATTCGCGGGACGTTTTCCTCGTACCTGGAACTCACGAAGCCGCGCATCACGGCGCTCGTAGTCGCGAGCGCGGCCGCCGGTTTCCTCCTCGGTGCGGCGAGCTTCGACTTCGCCCTGTTCGCGCAGGCCATGGCCGGCGTGGCGCTCGTCGCTTCCGGGACGAGCGCGATGAACCAGGTGCTGGAGCGGGATGTGGACGCGCTCATGGTGCGAACCCGCGCGCGGCCCCTGCCCGCCGGCCGCCTCGCGACGCCGCCCGCCACGGTCATCTCCGGGGCTCTGGCCGCCGCGGGGATCGTCTGGCTGTGGCTCGCGGTCAATCCGGTCACGGCGGGCCTCGCCCTCGCCACCTTCATCTCCTACGACTTCGTCTACACACCGCTCAAGCGCGTGCACTCGCTCTCCACCGTGGTGGGCGCGGTGCCCGGCGCGCTGCCGGTCCTCGGCGGCTGGACCGCCGCCACGGGGCAGTTCGGCCCCGGCGGCTGGGCGCTGTTCGCGATCCTTTTCGTCTGGCAGCTGCCGCACTTTCTCGCCCTGGCGTGGCTTCTCCGCGACGATTACGAAGCGGCGGGGCTTCGCATGCTCTCCGTCGGTGACTTCGAGGGCCGGCAGACGCGTCGCCAGGCGCTGCTCTACGCTCTCACCCTGATCCCCGTGAGTCTGCTCCCGAGCGTCCTCGGCCTCACGGGTGTCGTCTACTTCGCGGTCGCGCTCGTCCTCGGGGCGGGCTTCCTGTGGACCGCGTTCCGGTTCGCCCGCGCCGCGACGCCGGCGAACGCCCGGGGTTTGTTCCGGGCCTCGATCCTGTATCTTCCACTGCTGATGGCGGTACTCGTCCTCGACAAGCTGTAG
- a CDS encoding non-canonical purine NTP pyrophosphatase, producing MGGLNPPPVLVATRSAHKLREIRGLLADLPVRLLGPADLGLPEHEEEDDLEPFDTFARNALSKAKYFHRRSGLPALADDSGLCVDALGGGPGVRTRRFAPAEWVEHWGRDEANNRWLLDRMSDVADGARGAHYRCAVALTDDLRHEVVEGVVRGRIAGRPSGSGGFGYDPLFVPEGHHRTYAELPAAVKTATSHRAEAIRRARGWIEREVLVTSRTRESNRGGRI from the coding sequence TTGGGCGGACTGAACCCGCCGCCGGTCCTCGTTGCCACGCGCAGCGCCCACAAACTCCGCGAAATTCGCGGTCTCCTCGCCGACCTTCCCGTCCGGCTGCTCGGCCCGGCGGATCTCGGCCTTCCCGAACACGAGGAGGAGGACGACCTCGAACCCTTCGATACCTTCGCGCGCAACGCCCTGTCCAAGGCAAAGTACTTTCACCGCCGCTCCGGCCTCCCCGCGCTCGCGGACGATTCCGGCCTCTGCGTGGACGCCCTGGGGGGCGGCCCCGGCGTGCGGACCCGGCGCTTCGCCCCGGCCGAATGGGTCGAGCATTGGGGGAGGGATGAGGCGAACAACCGGTGGCTGCTCGATCGCATGTCGGACGTGGCCGACGGGGCGCGCGGGGCGCACTATCGCTGCGCGGTCGCGCTTACGGACGATCTGCGCCACGAGGTCGTGGAGGGGGTCGTGCGCGGCCGAATCGCAGGCCGGCCGAGCGGCTCGGGCGGCTTCGGCTACGACCCGCTCTTCGTCCCGGAGGGCCACCACCGTACCTACGCGGAGCTGCCCGCGGCGGTGAAGACGGCGACGAGCCATCGAGCGGAGGCGATCCGGCGGGCGAGGGGATGGATCGAAAGGGAGGTGCTGGTGACCTCGAGAACGCGTGAGTCCAATCGGGGCGGCCGGATTTGA